One window from the genome of Haloprofundus halobius encodes:
- a CDS encoding isochorismate synthase translates to MNPAQRNQQTTASHAEATLVSRSCEIPDVSFRAFLADQNAPRVHWASPDGLELVGGGAAAHLTASGMDRFDSLREEAGAVFDDVDHDGPAATRPRMLGGLSFDVDHEETPPWTGFAAATFVLPRVQLTRGDDATWLTVVEYGPNATSESADNALDTARESLSELPMMRPSGGSPGVVDRRWRTPRDEWTAQVERVTERIRSGDLLKVVLATALDLELAEDVDIPDVLERLRRTYPECYRFLVQPTDEAAFFGPPPERLVKREGRTVETEALAGSMPRGGTPEDDADYAASLLESEKLQHEQQLVADTICEQLAQFGDVTAREKRIRKLSNIQHLRTPISTTLDGDTHVLSLVEALHPTPAVGGLPLEAALRTIRETESFDRGWYASPVGWFDGDGDGEFAVGIRSGVAGGAQATLFAGNGIVGDSDPEAEWDELQPKVRPILDELER, encoded by the coding sequence ATGAATCCGGCGCAGCGCAACCAGCAGACGACGGCGTCGCACGCCGAGGCGACGCTCGTGAGTCGGTCCTGCGAGATTCCGGACGTTTCGTTTCGGGCCTTTCTTGCCGACCAGAACGCCCCCCGAGTCCACTGGGCGTCGCCCGACGGACTCGAACTCGTCGGCGGCGGGGCGGCGGCGCACCTCACCGCATCGGGAATGGATCGCTTCGATAGCCTCCGCGAGGAGGCCGGTGCCGTCTTCGACGACGTGGACCACGACGGCCCGGCGGCGACTCGTCCGCGGATGCTCGGTGGCCTCTCGTTCGACGTCGACCACGAAGAGACGCCGCCGTGGACCGGGTTCGCCGCGGCGACGTTCGTTCTCCCGCGCGTCCAGCTGACCCGCGGCGACGACGCGACGTGGCTCACCGTCGTCGAGTACGGCCCGAACGCGACGTCCGAATCAGCCGATAACGCGCTCGACACCGCACGCGAGTCACTCTCGGAACTGCCGATGATGCGACCGAGCGGCGGATCGCCGGGCGTCGTGGATCGACGCTGGCGCACGCCGAGAGACGAGTGGACCGCACAGGTCGAGCGCGTCACCGAGCGCATCCGCTCGGGCGACCTGCTGAAAGTCGTGTTGGCGACGGCGTTGGACCTCGAACTCGCCGAGGACGTCGACATCCCGGACGTACTCGAACGCCTGCGCCGGACGTACCCCGAGTGTTATCGCTTCCTCGTGCAACCGACCGACGAGGCGGCCTTCTTCGGCCCCCCACCGGAACGACTCGTCAAGCGCGAGGGCCGAACCGTCGAGACCGAGGCGTTGGCCGGGTCGATGCCGCGCGGCGGGACGCCCGAGGACGACGCCGACTACGCCGCGTCGCTCTTGGAGAGCGAGAAACTCCAGCACGAACAGCAACTCGTCGCCGACACCATCTGCGAGCAACTGGCGCAGTTCGGCGACGTGACTGCCCGCGAGAAGCGCATTCGCAAACTGAGCAACATCCAGCACCTCCGGACACCAATCTCGACGACGCTCGACGGCGACACGCACGTCCTCTCGCTCGTCGAGGCGCTCCACCCGACGCCCGCCGTCGGCGGCCTGCCGCTCGAAGCGGCGCTGCGGACGATCCGCGAGACGGAGTCGTTCGACCGCGGGTGGTACGCTTCGCCCGTCGGCTGGTTCGACGGCGACGGCGACGGCGAGTTCGCCGTCGGAATTCGCTCGGGTGTCGCGGGCGGGGCGCAGGCGACGCTGTTCGCGGGCAACGGCATCGTCGGCGACAGCGACCCGGAGGCAGAGTGGGACGAACTGCAGCCGAAAGTCCGGCCGATTCTGGACGAGCTAGAACGGTAG
- the menD gene encoding 2-succinyl-5-enolpyruvyl-6-hydroxy-3-cyclohexene-1-carboxylic-acid synthase: protein MTAPNRNTLWARVLVDELAEAGVSAACIAPGSRSTPLTVAFARHDEIHVFSHLDERSAAYFALGRARRTGDVTPLVCTSGTAAANFHPAVVEASQARVPMLVLTADRPPELRDSGANQTIDQEKLYGDSVRWYKDLPEPEATDRKLRGLRTTAHRALAQATGTPSGPVHLNVPFRKPLEPIPVDGDVPVGLSSLGARGRDGGGDRSGGSNDGAYVQTTRGVPQLDDRELRQVAEALSVERGLVVAGPADPPGVDSEAMAVLSHGTGFPILADPLSGFRFGGHVRTTPVVGGYDGFLDAEAVADWPDPEVVLRIGASPTSKPLRKYLARTDARQLVVDPAAEWREAEFTASDLVVADPSRLAAHVARLVSGPDSSAWRERWVAADREHWETVDGTEELFEGKILEDVADLAPDPSTLFVSNSMPVRDLDRFARPSEKNVTPLGNRGASGIDGIVSTALGAGSATTDPLTLVLGDLAYYHDMNGLLALGRCEVDATVVLVNNDGGGIFHMLPIEEYDPPFTSQFKTPHGLDFRATGDLYGLDFERVEGRAEFREAYADSVASDGTQAIEVRTDAEESHRTREALHERVVERVAGLD, encoded by the coding sequence ATGACCGCGCCGAACCGAAACACGCTGTGGGCGCGCGTGCTCGTCGACGAACTCGCCGAGGCGGGCGTCTCCGCCGCCTGCATCGCGCCGGGAAGTCGCTCGACGCCGCTGACCGTCGCGTTCGCCCGGCACGACGAGATCCACGTCTTCTCGCACCTCGACGAACGCTCGGCGGCGTACTTCGCGCTCGGCCGGGCGCGACGAACCGGCGATGTGACGCCGCTCGTCTGTACCTCCGGCACCGCCGCCGCGAACTTCCATCCCGCCGTCGTCGAGGCGTCGCAGGCGCGCGTCCCGATGCTCGTGTTGACCGCCGACCGTCCGCCGGAACTCCGTGACTCGGGGGCGAACCAGACCATCGACCAGGAGAAGCTCTACGGCGATTCGGTCCGATGGTACAAGGACCTCCCCGAGCCCGAGGCGACCGACAGAAAACTCCGCGGTCTCCGAACGACGGCGCACCGCGCGCTGGCGCAGGCGACGGGGACGCCCTCCGGACCGGTCCACCTCAACGTCCCGTTCCGAAAACCCTTAGAGCCAATCCCGGTCGACGGCGACGTGCCCGTCGGCCTCTCGTCGCTGGGCGCTCGTGGTCGCGACGGTGGCGGCGACCGCAGCGGCGGCAGCAACGACGGTGCGTACGTCCAGACGACTCGCGGCGTGCCGCAGCTAGACGACCGGGAACTCCGGCAGGTCGCCGAGGCGCTCTCGGTTGAACGCGGACTCGTCGTCGCCGGACCCGCGGACCCTCCGGGCGTCGACTCCGAGGCGATGGCCGTCCTCTCGCACGGCACCGGATTCCCGATTCTGGCCGACCCGCTCTCCGGCTTCCGGTTCGGCGGCCACGTCCGCACGACGCCAGTCGTCGGCGGGTACGACGGCTTCCTCGACGCCGAGGCCGTCGCCGACTGGCCCGACCCCGAGGTCGTCCTCCGTATCGGTGCATCACCCACCTCGAAACCGCTCAGAAAGTACCTCGCCCGGACCGACGCCCGACAGTTGGTCGTCGACCCCGCCGCCGAGTGGCGGGAAGCCGAGTTCACGGCCTCGGACCTCGTCGTCGCCGATCCCTCACGCCTCGCCGCCCACGTCGCCCGTCTCGTCTCCGGTCCCGACAGTTCCGCGTGGCGAGAGCGGTGGGTCGCGGCCGACCGCGAGCACTGGGAGACCGTCGACGGGACCGAGGAGCTGTTCGAGGGCAAGATTCTGGAAGATGTGGCCGACCTCGCGCCGGACCCGTCGACGCTGTTCGTCTCCAACAGCATGCCCGTCCGCGACCTCGACCGCTTCGCACGCCCCTCCGAGAAGAACGTTACGCCGCTCGGCAACCGCGGCGCGTCGGGCATCGACGGCATCGTCTCGACGGCGCTCGGCGCGGGGAGCGCGACGACCGACCCGCTGACGCTCGTGCTCGGCGACCTCGCGTACTATCACGACATGAACGGGCTGCTGGCGCTCGGCCGGTGTGAAGTCGACGCGACAGTCGTCCTCGTCAACAACGACGGCGGCGGCATCTTCCACATGCTCCCCATCGAGGAGTACGACCCGCCCTTTACCTCGCAGTTCAAGACGCCGCACGGCCTCGACTTCCGGGCGACCGGCGACCTCTACGGCCTCGATTTCGAGCGCGTCGAGGGACGAGCGGAGTTCCGCGAGGCGTACGCCGACTCCGTCGCGAGCGATGGCACGCAGGCTATCGAAGTTCGGACTGACGCCGAGGAGAGCCACCGGACACGAGAGGCGCTCCACGAGCGGGTCGTCGAACGCGTCGCGGGACTCGACTGA